One genomic region from Conexibacter woesei DSM 14684 encodes:
- a CDS encoding peptidylprolyl isomerase, with product MRRTFSPLVAVLIAAPFAVLAGCGSDGGKKQETTAAVCRKVAAPEAKSNLDVRKPVGRLSPTVDWRAIVTTNCGTFTITLDAAASPRTTASFARLARAGFYDDLTFHRIAPGFVIQGGDPLGNGLGGPGYAIAEAPPRTTRYTKGVVAMAKTATDPDGTSGSQFFIVTGDDAQLPPQYALLGRVTSGLDVVDRIDQRPLRDTDPQGSAPVDPILIERVAIRQG from the coding sequence GTGCGCCGGACCTTCTCGCCCCTCGTCGCCGTGCTGATCGCCGCCCCGTTCGCGGTGCTGGCGGGCTGCGGCTCCGACGGCGGGAAGAAGCAGGAGACGACCGCCGCCGTCTGTCGCAAGGTCGCGGCGCCGGAGGCGAAGAGCAACCTCGACGTGAGAAAGCCCGTCGGCCGCCTCTCCCCGACCGTCGACTGGAGAGCGATCGTCACGACCAACTGCGGGACGTTCACGATCACGCTCGACGCGGCGGCCTCGCCGCGTACGACGGCGTCGTTCGCGCGGCTCGCGCGCGCCGGCTTCTACGACGACCTGACGTTCCACCGGATCGCCCCGGGCTTCGTGATCCAGGGCGGCGACCCGCTCGGCAACGGCCTCGGCGGACCCGGCTACGCGATCGCCGAGGCGCCGCCGAGAACCACCAGATACACGAAGGGCGTCGTCGCGATGGCGAAGACGGCGACCGACCCCGACGGCACGTCCGGCAGCCAGTTCTTCATCGTCACCGGCGACGACGCGCAGCTGCCGCCGCAGTACGCGCTGCTGGGAAGAGTGACGTCAGGACTCGACGTCGTCGACCGGATCGACCAGCGCCCGTTGAGAGACACCGACCCGCAGGGGTCGGCGCCGGTCGACCCGATCCTGATCGAACGGGTCGCGATCAGACAGGGCTGA